The Megalops cyprinoides isolate fMegCyp1 chromosome 11, fMegCyp1.pri, whole genome shotgun sequence genomic sequence TGCTTTGCTCTTGGTGATCTTGTCCCTACTGAACATGGGAACATCGCTGCTAAATAATTATGAGACAGTGTCAAAAACTAAGTATATCAAGGATATACTGAGTGCATTTTTACTATTTCTCCATGAGAGATGGTCTCTGACTTAATGTAGGAAATGAAAACCAGCCAAATCTCTGATGAGCTATCTTTTATCATTCTGGAAAAGGGCTGTatggaagaaagaaaatattttcaactgGAGATGCATTTAGAAATGGAATAGTACTTTTTGTACTTAATACCTTAAAACTAGAAATTGCATCTCAGAAAGAATCTCATTCCCATTTGGGTCAATATGAATTCCATTAATCCTGTTAACATTCACAGGTTGCTGTGCgtttaaaattaaatgcagcGTTAACACGTGAATGTAAAACCCTGACCTCCCCCGTGTCCTTTCAGAACACTTGAAGGAGCGTTTCCCCTGGCTGCTTCTGGAGGAGAGCGGCCAGGACTGGAAGGCTTGCGTGGGAGCCATCAACAGCACCATCCGCAAGTTCAGACATGAACTGAAGAAGGGGAAGAGCCGAAAGAAACGCCGCTGAGACCGCGCGCGGAGACCCGAGACGCAGGGCGGCCTGCGCAGCGTCAGCCAGCGCTGACAGTGATGAGATGAGCACTGTGAACCGGCCGAGGCCGGGCAGATCCACTTCAGCACTGCGTTTACTCGACTAAACTTGAGACCAGCTCCAAGAGCTGCAAAACCTAGCACTTCTTCCTTCCCACAGGACCCTTTCAAATACAGTGTAGAAGGAGATGACTGAGGTCTGTGTGGGAGATCGCCGGACTGTTTCTAACCATTCCCATTGCCCACGTCATTTGTTTAATTAGATGATTTCAGATGCAATTAATTTCAGCGAAGAGACAAAAAGTAGTGTGAGATATAGGAAATCCTATTATTTCAATGTAGAACTGTCCCAACATTTCCAATAAAGACAGACAGTTCATAAGCATAAGAAAAAGTCCATATTTGTAGAATGCAGAATATTAATATTGGACAGCAAAAAGTATTGGACaaacaaatgttacacattACTTGTAAAGTATTTATTTCTATGGATTAATGgaattaatatatatttttaatttcttttaagtTATcttcaggaaagaggaaaatgggttcttaccattttaaatgtgttttgaagaTCGAAAAAGCATAGCAAATTCTTCAAAAGGTACAGAATTTTATTAAGAAAAATTTAATGAAAGAGCAAGAAAATTTCTGGTTGTAAAACactgtaatgcaaatgtatgctGTAAAGACTTTCCAGCAAATTGTCCCTCCataagtgaaaacaaaattagtAATCTAAAAGCAGCCTGTTCTGCCCTGCTGACacaacaaagtgaaaatggttGTTAAAATGGCAACACAGAACTGCTCATCATGGTATCCATTAATTCCATTAGCAAggtatttctttaaatgtaacaACTGATTTGTGTTAGCCTTGTCTAACTACTACCAGTAAGGAATAACTTATTCTAATCTGCAGGCATTGCCCACGTAGAGAGaagaggttttctttttttccactcccaGGTGTCCCATGTCACTGTTTTCATTCTCCTGAATCTCTGGCAGAGTTGTCATAGGAAGATATGCTGCTGTTGAGGTGTGTCCCTCTTAGTAGTCATCTTGCATTGGTCAGATCTTGTCCAGTTTTCATTTGAACCTCAAATAAAAGAGCCATCAGAATTAACTCTGCGTCAAGACGTTCATGTCAACACCTTAGATTTATCATGCAGTTGCAAAACAGGAAATACTGTCTTTATAAAAACTTGAGCTGGATAAGCATGAGCTGGCAAATTCTGTTTAACTTCCTGCAAATCACCTACAGTTAGTGTGAGAAAAAGGGTTCAGTTAACATAGTGCTTCATTCCCTGCTAGACTTTGATAGCACCTCAGCATTCATTGCAAGTTTAACAAGCAAGTGGCAGATACAGTCAGGCACTTGCACACGTAAATAAGAATTTGGTCAGGGTAAACATGCTTATGTGCAGTGCTGACATCTTGGCAGACTGATATGCATACAGGCAGCTGTAACATAACAACAGAAGCCACCTTGCTGAGGCACTAGTTTCATTACGTGTGTAGAGGTTGACAGCAAAGGAATTTGAGTATAAGGGATAATCGCACCACGATATGGGCCCCACTTTAAGTTATAATGAAAGTCCTCTTCAAACTCCCTGTGCAGTGATTAATGAGATATTTCAAATTGCCATTGGGTAATAACCATTCACAAAATCTGTGTGGAGCAAGTCGTGTATGTGTCAACACTAAAAGTGAAAACACacctattttgtttttttacagtttgtaAACTGCACTTGCACTCAGCAACTGAGTGTAGACCTGTGTcattaaattagtttttttggTTGTCATTTGCACAGTATCCAACTTCTTGTGTTACATACagtgtttcatttaaattcaaaagtACGTACTTATCTCTTCATACTACGCAGCCCCTTCATCACGTTATTAATGACCCCCAAACAATCAGCCCAGTCTGCCCCTTTCACACCTAGGTCGTGGCGTGGGAACATTTCTGCAAGCCATTctaaaatgcaagcaaaaaaaaacatgatcacTCATTCGAGTCCACTTCTTGGGCAACgagttttcaaaattttaagaGGGTACTGTTCAGAGGGGTTGAATGAACTAATAAGCATAAAGCATTAATAAGTACTACTCGCTAACAGGAAGTGATTGCAAGACAACGCTCACCTCTTATGGCTTCAACTTTATTGGGATCGAGCTGCTGTATGCCCCTGGCCACGTCGCCAATGACACCACTACATGCGAGTACACTGGTGGGGAAGACAGCCTGCAGGATCAAGGCCACAGCCTTCCTGGGCTCGCTCTCTTTGAATGCCTTCAGATACTCAGAGGTATGGATTCGCACATTCCGCACAGGTCTGCCAATCAGCACTGCCAGGGAGAACACCAGTGGTAAAGATGGCATTGATTAGGAGTTTCAGATTAACATTCATTCAAGTTTGATTTCTTTCATTCAGTGCCATCCCAATTCCATCCCTTGTTTTCCCCGTTTTTTAAAATGGACATGTTTCAATACCTTGCTTTACAGACTTCTGATAACACAAATTATTTGATGGCTAGAGCACAAGGCAGTTTATTCCACATTAAATTCACTCAAATTCTTGTCAATCAAGAATTAGAGATGCAATCAGAGTGTAACGAAGCCTTCCAGAAACAAATAATGTAGAAATGTAGCCAGAAGACCAAAAAATTGAAATCTGAAAAGTAGTTGTTGATAGGATTAGTGAATCTAATACTTTATTTTGTAGTTATCATGCCAAAATGTTTATGGGATTATATTTTACCCTTTAGCTAACAGAGGTAAtagttattaaattatatttatgctTTAGTGTCTAGAGTGGTGTTACTTCATGGTATCTctttgaatatgtttttgttttcatttatttcctttgcaaTTCACAATTCATATAGATGCGCTTTCTATTACTAAAAATACTTTCACTGGGAGTAAATCTGCCTGACAGAATATACTAAAATGCATCTCATGTTCAGGCATTTACACCTGTTTAGGGGCTTTATAACAGTGTGTTCATACTGAATGTTCATTCTGAATTTGAGTAGACTTTTCACATTTACTCCCTAGGGGTTATAGCAACACTAACAACAATTTTACTTGCCTAGCTGTTGATCCTCTGCAGAGGCCTTGGTATCTTTCCCCATCACAGATTCTTCACCCGGTGTGCAGACCATGGAAACGGGCCGTACAGATAGAGCTCCAGGAGGTTGATGGGGTTTTGTGGACACACTTGCAGATTGGCTCACCTCATCAGGTGCGCTCTGTGATAGGCCATCTTGTATCCCCCCACTcacacccctgcccctgcccctgcccctgcccctgcctctgcccctaCCCCTACCCCTACCCCTACCCCTACCCCTTCCTCTGCCCACAGCCCTGGCCTGTAAGTGACACTGAGGAGGATCACGGGGGCAACCTGCAGTATTTCGAgaaaggaggaagggggggcgACGGATGCTGGGAGGCACATAGTGATGATAGAAAAAGGAGGGCCTGTCTTCCTGTGCAAGCCCATGAGAGGGACCTCTCCCAGGCTCGAGTCGACTCCTTGTGAACCTTAAggtgatggggggtggggttacgGCCCACGGTGAATAGCTTGTTGTACTGGGCGGGGGACGCTGGGACGCTGACTCCTGAGAAAAGGACAAAGAATAATTCCTGAATGAGTGTATAtgagtatatatgtataaataatgcaaatgtttcTTATGATCTTCTCAACAGAAGTCACCTTAAAAGGATGTTGAAGACTCATTTGCAATGCCTGCATGCTTGAAAGATTTGACTGAAGGCTGTCAACTTTCTGCTCAAGCCTCTGGATGGATGTCCACATGAACTGACAGAACAGAGCCAAAAATGTTTAACCAGTTTACTGtcacatataaaatacatatatctGAGATCAATAGAATGTGTTTCTAGTCATTGTTGATTACATGACTATAAGTTAACTGTACAGATAGGTTTAACTTACTTTATATAGATAGATTGAAGAAGAAAGCCGGAACTATGGAATGCAAGGACATTATAAAGCCAGGAAAGATTCTGTACCTCTCATACCCTGAAATTGTAACTTACCTTGCAATAATTCAGGACTTCAGACAGTACACCCTCCTGCTTCtcattgcattttgcattttcctggCAATTTGAAAGACATTAATTAACAAAGTATATAAAAGAAACTAGTTCTTATCATCAGAATTGAATGCCACATCAATTTAAAGTGGAACCGCCTATACGCACAATCCAGCTGAAGCTGAATCCTAAGAGGTGATAACAATCACTGTGACCAAACATTCAGATGTTTTGTAGCGTTGTGGCTTCATTCATCATCTCTGACCCTTCAgcgaaaaaaaaactgtcaagaTGTCTACCAAATAAATCTCAAACAAGCCCCTTGCTAAAGGAAATTATGAGGCACCTTGAAAACCCCTCTGCCCCTTTTCCCATTTTGATGGAAATAGCTGTATATTTTGAGGAACATTACGACGTAGGAAGAAAGTTTTACCTTAAAATCATGAACAACATGTAGATTGGGGGCAATGTTAAACAGGGATAGAGAGAAGTAAATCGGACAAGGTAGCTACATCTGTTGTTATAGTTTTTCATGAATGCttttaattaacatttctggaacagaaaatgtcacaggTGAGAGTCAAATTCTATTTGACATGATTTTGTGAAAGACTTCAAGGGGGCATCTTGAAAAGTGGTTCTGGTGATGGAATGTTTGGTAATAGGAAGAAAATTTTCACTGTAAATTAGATGGTGTTTGATATGTACACCATCATTTTTCTCAGACTGTGAAGCATTAATGACTTGGTTTGCAGTTTTATGTCTCAGACCTAGCTTTATGGCCTTATGGTGAGTACTGGCTTGGTTATTAAAATGGTACAAAGTTACATGAAAATGACACTCACAGCACCGTCTTTAGTGACAAAGAGAGGTGGTTCTGTGGCCTGCTGTGGGCTGATTACTTGGTCAGACTTCAGTCTGTTGTAGGGAGCTGAGACGCTAGTGACCGGCAAGTCTACTCCTTGTTTCCAACAGCCTTGACTTCCGGCAGATGGGTGATGTACATCACTGATCTGAGAAGGGTCTGACACAAGACACAACATCAGAGGTTTAAGATTAAGAAACTTGGtactgcacagacacaagggGCATCAACTTTAAATTCAGTGAAAACCTCAGcaccatagtttttttttttctttttttttgagtgaagACACAGCATTGTTTTCAATATTGTGACTCTTCTGCAATTTTTGAGAGGCTGTCATCAAAGGAGAAAAATGCTGCAATTTCCTGATTATAACCAAAGGATTGTTCACGGAGACATTGATTTCAGGGCTGGAACCCTCATTGGACAATGATAAGAGTGAGACTTACGTTTGTCAGCAGCATGGGAGTAATCCGTCTCCATCGTACTTTCTTCCAGTTCTTCTGTGTTCAGTGAGCTCACAAGGAATTCTTTTTCAGTGGGTTTCTTTGTTGGTGTCTCTCTCCTTTGGGACTCCATGAATGCCAGCTTTGCAAAGCCCTGGATTTTAGAGAAGGGCTTCTTGCATTTCTTGCCCACAGGCCTCTTGCCCTGCAACAGATGCGATGAATATAGCATGACAAAATTCCATGTTACCATAAGAATAAAGGATAAATGAAGCTTTGGAGGATTCTGTCCCGACATGTACACAAAAGAACGCAAAAAAGAtgattgatgtttattttaatacaatgcaCACATGTACTATGCAAAATAAACTTAAGAGCTTAAGTGTTAGTGTGTGGTACTCTGCAGTTTCAGTAAACATAAATTTATGCAATTATGGTCTGCATATAGAGAGTGATGCCTGAATACCTGACACCACGAATCTGTTGATGGCAAACGTCTCTTGTATCTGTACTCTTACACTAGTACACATACTTACCCTGCCATTTAACATGCTCTTCGTTTTTTGCCTTCTTGCTTGCctctgaacacattttattcGTAAAGAAAGTCTCTTCTTACGGACCCTGGCATGTTCTTGGTAACCTGTGTCATACGAAATAACAAATAGTTATGCTGTTAAACTTGAGATCAATAAAAATCTGCATCACAAGCAGTTACGCCCAAACTAGGCTACACTTCGTGTTACGTTTTTTATGCTCGTTTACTTTAAAGTTATGCATATTATTGTGCACGTTTAATTTTCTAGTCAACCTTTTTAAGATCTTGCAGGTTGATCCATTTCAGACGATTCATAAATAGTTTTGTCTTTGGTGTGACTGTCATTTCTACATAGAAACGGTATTATAGTCCAATTTTACGAAACTGGCGAATATTTATTGAAACTTTATTGAAACTTCGCGTCAGAATCAGTCATCATATCAGCAATGGTGCTAGGTCAATAAGGATGGGGACTCAACAATGCTGCGCCACGTACAGAACAAGGGGAGtaagtacaaaaacaaaagtgcacAGGTTTTTCCACGTTTTACTGAAACCTTATCGTTTTAGCTTTGGTCATATTTCAAACTGAGTACATCTTATCCCATTCTCGTACGCTAGATCCACACCTCAATTAGACTGAGAACGCTGAAAGGTTTAGTCTTCCCTATTCTGGATTTGTGAAATAATGTCAGTATTATTATAGTTCACGTGACTTTACAAGCGGTAGAAAATAAATCGGCCAGCTCAAACCATACCATGTGCGAGTGAAGAGTCAGATACATCACCATCTTTGTCCAGTGTCTGTTCTCCTGGACCATGATCTCTTAGAAAGACACCATCTGAATGGTGCGTTATCTCTTCCGAGATTTCGGTGTCATCTGTATCGTTTTGATCATCTTCTGCTTCTTCTGTAGATTCTACGGGGCGCATCCATTCATCTGAATCCGACTGCGTAGTGCTCTCCTCGTCCTCAAGTTTTACAATTACAAAAGGCAGGTCCACATCTTCTTCATGTCCGGTGTACTCAGAGGGCGCGGGCTTGGTAGTACTTTCGGAAAGGCTTTTGCCATTCCCTGGACTGAAGTCTGGCTTCATTGTGACTTTGTAATTCCGAGTTGATTACACTGGTTCGCCTTTTGCAAACTATCGGATTGCATGCGTGTTGGTTAACGTTGCTACTCACTCAGAAGATCGATATTAAACAGTTTCAGACGTGAATAACATAGCACGCCGACAGTGAAGACGAGCGTCCCGTGCGTTGCAGGTAACCTGTGGCTAATGGATTTTTACAACTATTCTGAAATAATTAGCGTCTAAAGCGCACACCAGTAGATATTTCTGCACCAAACTAGTCCCACATAAGACGGTAGATCCAGCGAGAAATATTACGGCAATCTAATCGTCTTGAAATATGTGAATCAACGATTGCAATAAGTTTGAACATTTACTAACTTcctttgaccaaaaaaaaaaaacgacacgATTGGCTATCCTCGGCGTGACCGCTTGTTTTTCAGTATCACCGAGGGGCATGAAGGGACTGCTTGTATTAACCCTTGCACAACCAGTGTGCAGGACCCTGTTGTTGCCAGCTACTCAGTCTTTTTCGGGTTTCGTAATTACCCACAATGACCCGGCGGTCTGACCTATTATTTACAAACGTTAATTTATATGCCATTTAATCTCATTAAATATACAGAGATTGTATGAAGTTATTCTTGTGTCTTTTAACGCAAGCATAAAGGACAGTTTTGATAGGAAATTTCTCGCACTGtaatcaaaaatcaagtttgtgttttttgattgCGAATCAGTCCTCTTTGCTTGTGAGTCAAAAAGTTATGCTTGCGGGTCAAAAAAAATTGCGAGTCAAAGGGGCAATTGCTCTGTCGTTAGCTTAGCTGCGGTTTTGAGTTTTAACACGGTTTTAAACGCGCATGTTGTGGAAGAAGTCACGTGGCTTTTTAAGCCCCATTGCTGTGCCATCGGTACCTGTGTTTTAACCTACTGCTGAGGTTTAGCTTGATCTCAGTTGCTGTGTCTTCAAGAAATTTCATAGCCACTAGAGGTCACTTTTTGTGCGTATTTGCTTAAACCTGACACTGAGGTGGTTTAAGGAGAGACTAAACAATCTTATTTGCAGAATGAAAACTACATCACatcctacacacaaactgtagtaatgttttattacattatatatatatatatataacaatttAGCG encodes the following:
- the si:zfos-905g2.1 gene encoding uncharacterized protein si:zfos-905g2.1, with product MKPDFSPGNGKSLSESTTKPAPSEYTGHEEDVDLPFVIVKLEDEESTTQSDSDEWMRPVESTEEAEDDQNDTDDTEISEEITHHSDGVFLRDHGPGEQTLDKDGYQEHARVRKKRLSLRIKCVQRQARRQKTKSMLNGRGKRPVGKKCKKPFSKIQGFAKLAFMESQRRETPTKKPTEKEFLVSSLNTEELEESTMETDYSHAADKHPSQISDVHHPSAGSQGCWKQGVDLPVTSVSAPYNRLKSDQVISPQQATEPPLFVTKDGAENAKCNEKQEGVLSEVLNYCKFMWTSIQRLEQKVDSLQSNLSSMQALQMSLQHPFKESASQRPPPSTTSYSPWAVTPPPITLRFTRSRLEPGRGPSHGLAQEDRPSFFYHHYVPPSIRRPPFLLSRNTAGCPRDPPQCHLQARAVGRGRESVMGKDTKASAEDQQLGK